In Fusarium oxysporum f. sp. lycopersici 4287 chromosome 4, whole genome shotgun sequence, a genomic segment contains:
- a CDS encoding glutaredoxin 3 — MNFFRSFFTRATSPGTMTQASTKVQQLIDNNSVVVFSKSYCPYCKQTKKTLDELNAEYELLELDEVSDGSALQDALEQISGQRTVPNVYIKQQHIGGNSDVQSLKSGGKLASLLKEAGALKA; from the exons ATGAATTTCTTTAGATCATTCTTCACTCGCGCAACAAGCCCAGGCACAATGACTCAAGCATCTACCAAGGTTCAGCAGCTCATTGACAACAACTCTGTTG TTGTCTTCTCCAAGTCATACTGCCCTTACTGCAAGCAGACCAAGAAGACTTTGGATGAGCTCAACGCCGAGTACGAGCTCCTcgagcttgacgaagttT CCGACGGTTCTGCCCTCCAGGACGCTCTTGAGCAAATCTCTGGCCAGCGCACCGTTCCCAATGTCTACATCAAGCAGCAGCACATTGGCGGCAACTCTGACGTTCAGAGCTTAAAGTCTGGTGGAAAGCTTGCTTCTCTGCTCAAGGAGGCCGGTGCCCTGAAGGCGTAA